One genomic segment of Desmodus rotundus isolate HL8 chromosome 5, HLdesRot8A.1, whole genome shotgun sequence includes these proteins:
- the HRAS gene encoding GTPase HRas isoform X2, with translation MTEYKLVVVGAGGVGKSALTIQLIQNHFVDEYDPTIEDSYRKQVVIDGETCLLDILDTAGQEEYSAMRDQYMRTGEGFLCVFAINNTKSFEDIHQYREQIKRVKDSDDVPMVLVGNKCDLAARTVESRQAQDLARSYGIPYIETSAKTRQGVEDAFYTLVREIRQHKVRKLSPPDEGGAGCMSCKCLLS, from the exons ATGACGGAGTATAAGCTCGTAGTGGTGGGTGCTGGAGGCGTGGGGAAGAGCGCCCTGACCATCCAGCTCATCCAGAACCACTTCGTGGACGAGTATGACCCCACCATCGAG GACTCCTATCGGAAACAAGTGGTCATCGACGGGGAGACGTGTCTGCTGGACATCCTGGACACGGCGGGCCAGGAGGAGTACAGCGCCATGAGGGACCAGTACATGCGCACTGGGGAGGGCTTCCTCTGCGTGTTTGCCATCAACAACACCAAGTCCTTCGAGGACATTCACCAGTACCG GGAGCAGATCAAGCGGGTGAAGGACTCGGATGATGTGCCCATGGTGCTGGTGGGGAACAAGTGTGACTTGGCTGCACGCACGGTGGAGTCTCGGCAGGCACAGGACCTCGCCCGCAGCTACGGCATCCCCTACATTGAGACCTCGGCCAAGACTCGCCAG GGCGTGGAGGATGCCTTCTACACACTGGTGCGCGAGATCCGGCAGCACAAGGTGCGCAAGCTGAGTCCGCCGGACGAGGGGGGCGCCGGCTGCATGAGCTGCAAGTGCCTGTTGTCCTGA
- the HRAS gene encoding GTPase HRas isoform X1 has product MTEYKLVVVGAGGVGKSALTIQLIQNHFVDEYDPTIEDSYRKQVVIDGETCLLDILDTAGQEEYSAMRDQYMRTGEGFLCVFAINNTKSFEDIHQYREQIKRVKDSDDVPMVLVGNKCDLAARTVESRQAQDLARSYGIPYIETSAKTRQGSRSGSGSSSGTPVTQRPLALAWRMPSTHWCARSGSTRCAS; this is encoded by the exons ATGACGGAGTATAAGCTCGTAGTGGTGGGTGCTGGAGGCGTGGGGAAGAGCGCCCTGACCATCCAGCTCATCCAGAACCACTTCGTGGACGAGTATGACCCCACCATCGAG GACTCCTATCGGAAACAAGTGGTCATCGACGGGGAGACGTGTCTGCTGGACATCCTGGACACGGCGGGCCAGGAGGAGTACAGCGCCATGAGGGACCAGTACATGCGCACTGGGGAGGGCTTCCTCTGCGTGTTTGCCATCAACAACACCAAGTCCTTCGAGGACATTCACCAGTACCG GGAGCAGATCAAGCGGGTGAAGGACTCGGATGATGTGCCCATGGTGCTGGTGGGGAACAAGTGTGACTTGGCTGCACGCACGGTGGAGTCTCGGCAGGCACAGGACCTCGCCCGCAGCTACGGCATCCCCTACATTGAGACCTCGGCCAAGACTCGCCAG GGCAGCcgctctggctctggctccagCTCCGGGACCCCTGTGACCCAGCGGCCCCTTGCGCT GGCGTGGAGGATGCCTTCTACACACTGGTGCGCGAGATCCGGCAGCACAAGGTGCGCAAGCTGA